In a single window of the Flavobacterium sp. W4I14 genome:
- a CDS encoding 3-methyl-2-oxobutanoate hydroxymethyltransferase (product_source=KO:K00606; cath_funfam=3.20.20.60; cog=COG0413; ko=KO:K00606; pfam=PF02548; superfamily=51621; tigrfam=TIGR00222) has translation MSVHKEIKRITTHTLQEMKQRGEKISMLTAYDYSMATILDDAGLDVLLVGDSASNVMAGHETTLPITLDQMIYHAASVIRAVKRAFVVVDLPFGSYQGNSKEALNSAIRIMKESGAHGVKLEGGEEIIESVQRIITAGIPVMGHLGLTPQSIYKFGTYTVRAKEEEEANKLKTDVLALQAAGCFAIVLEKIPAALGKEVTESLNIPTIGIGAGQDCDGQVLVVNDMIGLTKGFKPRFLRQYINLYDEILGAAQSYIRDVKANDFPNEKEQY, from the coding sequence ATGTCGGTACATAAAGAAATCAAACGCATCACCACGCACACTTTACAGGAAATGAAGCAACGTGGTGAAAAAATATCGATGTTAACGGCCTACGATTACTCGATGGCTACTATTTTAGATGACGCAGGATTAGACGTTCTGCTTGTAGGCGATTCGGCTTCTAATGTTATGGCTGGTCATGAAACAACTTTGCCTATTACGCTGGATCAGATGATTTACCATGCTGCCTCGGTAATCAGGGCAGTAAAGCGCGCTTTTGTTGTTGTCGATTTACCTTTTGGCTCTTATCAGGGAAATTCAAAGGAAGCTTTGAACTCAGCGATAAGAATTATGAAAGAATCGGGTGCCCACGGTGTTAAATTGGAAGGCGGCGAAGAAATTATCGAATCTGTTCAACGTATTATCACAGCAGGAATACCTGTAATGGGGCACTTGGGCTTAACGCCTCAATCTATTTATAAATTCGGAACCTATACGGTTCGCGCTAAGGAAGAAGAAGAAGCAAATAAGTTAAAAACAGATGTTTTGGCTTTACAGGCTGCGGGCTGTTTTGCCATCGTATTAGAAAAAATTCCTGCTGCATTAGGTAAAGAAGTTACAGAAAGCTTGAATATCCCAACTATTGGTATTGGAGCCGGACAAGACTGCGACGGCCAGGTTTTGGTGGTAAATGACATGATTGGCTTAACAAAAGGGTTTAAACCACGTTTTTTACGTCAATATATTAATTTATACGATGAAATTTTAGGCGCAGCACAATCGTACATTCGTGATGTGAAAGCAAACGATTTCCCGAACGAAAAAGAACAGTATTAA
- a CDS encoding 23S rRNA pseudouridine1911/1915/1917 synthase (product_source=KO:K06180; cath_funfam=3.30.2350.10; cog=COG0564; ko=KO:K06180; pfam=PF00849; superfamily=55120; tigrfam=TIGR00005), which translates to MPITDNDILFEDNHLIAINKRAGDIVQVDETGDEPLDEQVKKYIAKKYNKPNGAFLGVVHRLDRPVSGVILFAKTSKALERMNAVFKNREVKKTYWAVVKNKPEKESATLIHWLVKNPQKNVVSYYNTEVTGSQRAELSYKVKAKVGDYYLLEVDPLTGRSHQIRVQLSSMGCPIMGDNKYGYPRGSRKGSICLHARRLQFIHPVKKEPVNIFAKLPVDGFWERFEDL; encoded by the coding sequence ATGCCAATTACCGATAACGACATCCTTTTTGAAGACAATCATTTAATCGCCATTAATAAAAGGGCAGGTGATATTGTACAGGTTGATGAAACTGGTGATGAACCTTTGGATGAACAGGTAAAAAAGTATATCGCTAAAAAGTACAATAAGCCAAATGGTGCTTTTTTAGGTGTAGTACACCGTTTAGATCGGCCGGTGAGCGGTGTAATCTTGTTTGCCAAAACAAGTAAAGCTTTAGAACGGATGAATGCCGTTTTTAAAAATAGAGAAGTAAAGAAAACCTATTGGGCAGTGGTGAAGAACAAGCCAGAGAAAGAGTCGGCTACTTTGATCCATTGGCTGGTTAAAAACCCGCAGAAAAATGTGGTTTCCTATTACAATACAGAGGTTACTGGTAGTCAGCGTGCGGAGCTTTCTTACAAAGTAAAGGCGAAGGTTGGCGATTATTACCTCTTAGAGGTAGATCCCTTAACCGGACGTTCGCACCAGATCAGGGTTCAGCTCTCATCAATGGGGTGCCCGATTATGGGTGATAATAAATATGGCTATCCCCGGGGAAGCAGAAAAGGAAGCATTTGCCTACATGCCCGCCGTTTACAGTTTATACACCCGGTTAAAAAAGAACCCGTAAATATATTTGCTAAGCTGCCTGTTGATGGTTTTTGGGAACGCTTCGAAGACTTATAG
- a CDS encoding hypothetical protein (product_source=Hypo-rule applied; cath_funfam=1.10.760.10; cleavage_site_network=SignalP-noTM; superfamily=140423) yields the protein MKNTLLSIAAAGLLASTLVSCESTKKTETTKDSSEISANGDTITKITTKTTETVKTDVPTFSSEEVNKGLAEYAKLKDEYVAAVKSKNAAEIKALSDKYTAWANQATGWASKLKPDEIQKYSDYMLKLSEEWTKAAKDAVTK from the coding sequence ATGAAAAACACCCTCTTATCTATTGCTGCAGCAGGCTTACTGGCTTCTACATTGGTTTCGTGCGAGAGCACTAAAAAAACGGAAACAACCAAAGACTCTAGTGAAATTTCCGCTAATGGAGACACCATTACCAAAATAACGACAAAAACAACTGAAACAGTTAAAACCGATGTTCCAACTTTCTCAAGTGAAGAAGTAAACAAAGGGCTTGCTGAATATGCTAAACTTAAAGACGAATATGTAGCAGCTGTGAAAAGTAAAAATGCTGCAGAAATTAAAGCATTAAGCGATAAATACACGGCTTGGGCAAATCAGGCAACAGGCTGGGCAAGCAAGCTAAAGCCAGATGAAATACAAAAGTATTCTGATTATATGCTTAAGTTAAGCGAAGAATGGACGAAAGCAGCGAAGGACGCAGTAACTAAATAA
- a CDS encoding hypothetical protein (product_source=Hypo-rule applied; cath_funfam=3.40.1820.10; cleavage_site_network=SignalP-noTM; superfamily=54334), which produces MKNIIPILGAAALLLASCQGGTAKKTQAKIDSTIVTNATASPDSIRCYQYIKNRDTATLSLKTVDNKVTGTLGYNLYEKDKNAGTIAGIVKGDTIIANYTFQSEGKTSIREVAFLKKDDQLAEGFGDVQEVKGEAKFKDLSKLKFDGSMIFSKIDCK; this is translated from the coding sequence ATGAAAAACATCATCCCAATACTAGGAGCAGCCGCTTTATTGCTGGCGTCTTGCCAGGGCGGCACGGCAAAAAAAACACAGGCCAAAATAGATTCCACCATAGTAACCAATGCAACTGCAAGCCCCGATTCTATTCGGTGCTACCAGTACATTAAAAACCGAGATACTGCCACCCTGTCGTTAAAAACAGTGGATAATAAGGTAACAGGTACGTTAGGTTATAATTTATACGAAAAAGATAAAAATGCAGGCACTATAGCCGGAATTGTTAAAGGCGATACCATAATTGCTAACTATACTTTTCAGTCTGAAGGCAAAACATCAATTAGGGAAGTGGCTTTTTTGAAAAAAGATGATCAGTTAGCAGAGGGATTTGGCGATGTACAGGAAGTAAAAGGTGAAGCCAAGTTCAAAGACCTCAGCAAACTAAAGTTTGACGGATCGATGATCTTCAGTAAAATTGATTGTAAATAA
- a CDS encoding signal transduction histidine kinase (product_source=COG0642; cath_funfam=1.10.287.130,3.30.565.10; cog=COG0642; pfam=PF00512,PF02518; smart=SM00387,SM00388; superfamily=55874; transmembrane_helix_parts=Outside_1_9,TMhelix_10_30,Inside_31_140,TMhelix_141_163,Outside_164_436) — protein sequence MKLQVKFSLYNAITKIAIILVLGAIILFSLDKLAYNQFDNRLIKKKNKIIKNLNDNEIDSLLNKEQSFTDYNILKEEFIVLTDIPDNQKDSTAKVFTEKREIEGDIEVYRILNYKFSYHTNWYNLEIGETMTALQSIKNSIRFYMLIVLVAALLITLVADFTFSNFLLRPFYLIIDKKINLVDDPSHYNYQNIPTTTNDFKILDNSINSLMRKINTLFALEKQFIANVSHELLTPISILSTRFENMLNTPDIPVEHENKIYASLKTLNRLKVIINSLLLISKVENNQYLKTEEISLKQEINDIYEDLEDRIADKNIIYNAHLSNDFHFTGNKALIHTLLINIINNAIKYNIEGGTIAITDKTEAEKYILTVSDTGSGMSTALVENAFDRFKRGNTEENGFGLGLAIVQSIARFHKIEVDIKSEEHKGTSISLFFLK from the coding sequence ATGAAGTTACAGGTTAAGTTTTCTTTATACAATGCAATAACCAAAATTGCCATTATTCTGGTATTGGGGGCTATCATTCTATTTTCATTGGATAAACTTGCTTACAACCAATTTGACAACCGTTTAATCAAAAAGAAAAACAAAATCATTAAAAACTTAAACGATAATGAGATCGATAGCCTTTTAAATAAGGAACAATCTTTTACCGATTACAATATTTTAAAGGAAGAATTTATCGTTTTAACAGATATCCCCGATAACCAGAAAGACTCTACAGCAAAAGTATTTACAGAAAAGAGGGAAATCGAAGGCGATATTGAGGTATATAGAATCCTCAATTATAAATTTTCTTATCATACAAACTGGTATAATCTGGAGATTGGAGAAACGATGACAGCGCTCCAATCCATTAAAAATTCAATCCGTTTTTACATGCTGATTGTGTTGGTTGCCGCCTTACTTATTACTTTGGTAGCAGATTTTACCTTCTCAAACTTTTTATTAAGGCCTTTTTATCTCATTATCGACAAAAAAATCAATCTGGTTGATGATCCTTCACATTACAATTACCAGAATATACCAACTACTACCAACGATTTTAAAATCCTTGATAATAGCATAAACTCTTTAATGCGTAAAATAAATACGCTTTTCGCTTTAGAAAAGCAGTTTATTGCTAACGTTTCGCATGAGCTGCTTACCCCCATTTCAATTTTAAGTACGCGCTTCGAAAATATGCTCAACACGCCAGATATTCCGGTAGAGCACGAAAACAAAATCTACGCCTCTTTAAAAACCTTAAACCGCTTAAAGGTAATTATCAACAGCTTATTGCTCATTTCGAAGGTAGAAAACAATCAGTATCTGAAAACCGAAGAAATTAGCCTCAAACAGGAAATCAATGATATATATGAAGATCTGGAAGACCGAATAGCAGATAAAAACATCATCTATAATGCCCACCTTTCAAATGATTTTCATTTTACTGGAAATAAGGCACTGATACATACCCTTTTAATCAACATCATCAATAATGCAATAAAGTATAATATTGAGGGAGGTACCATTGCCATAACAGATAAAACAGAAGCCGAAAAATATATCCTCACCGTAAGCGATACCGGATCAGGTATGAGCACGGCACTGGTAGAAAATGCTTTCGATCGGTTTAAAAGGGGAAATACCGAAGAAAACGGCTTTGGCCTGGGGCTGGCCATTGTGCAAAGTATTGCCCGATTCCATAAAATAGAGGTCGATATTAAATCTGAAGAACACAAAGGAACCAGCATTTCTTTATTTTTTTTAAAATAA
- a CDS encoding DNA-binding response OmpR family regulator (product_source=COG0745; cath_funfam=1.10.10.10,3.40.50.2300; cog=COG0745; pfam=PF00072,PF00486; smart=SM00448; superfamily=52172) produces the protein MNVLIVEDEKSLALEMDEFLSKEGFIVEHAWKKSSAEEKIFVNNYDFILLDLGLPDGDGFEILKQLKAMKDRDDAVIILTARSAVDDRIKGLDEGADDYLPKPFSLNELLARMHAITRRKHKLDKNEVNIHDFLLNIQNRTVSFGDERLNLTKKEFEIFNYLVLNKNRVVSRMSLTEHVWGDILEVNSDSNFVDVHVKNLRKKLAAVSKTDWFETVRSIGYRINC, from the coding sequence ATGAATGTACTGATCGTTGAAGATGAAAAAAGCCTGGCGCTTGAAATGGATGAATTCTTGAGCAAAGAAGGATTTATTGTAGAGCATGCCTGGAAAAAATCTTCCGCGGAGGAAAAAATATTTGTAAACAATTACGATTTCATTTTACTCGATTTAGGTTTGCCAGATGGTGATGGTTTTGAAATTTTAAAACAGTTAAAAGCCATGAAAGATCGTGACGATGCTGTAATTATCTTAACCGCCCGTAGTGCTGTAGATGACCGGATTAAGGGACTTGATGAAGGCGCAGACGATTATTTACCAAAACCATTTTCGCTAAATGAACTTTTAGCGCGTATGCATGCCATTACCCGTAGAAAACACAAGTTGGATAAAAATGAGGTGAACATCCATGATTTTTTGCTCAATATCCAAAACAGGACCGTTTCATTTGGTGACGAAAGATTAAACCTCACCAAAAAGGAATTCGAAATATTTAACTATCTGGTTTTGAACAAAAACCGTGTGGTATCGAGAATGAGTTTAACAGAACACGTTTGGGGTGATATTTTAGAAGTCAATTCTGATTCTAACTTTGTTGATGTTCATGTTAAAAACCTGCGAAAAAAACTTGCAGCAGTTAGCAAAACAGATTGGTTTGAAACCGTAAGAAGTATTGGCTATAGGATTAATTGCTAA
- a CDS encoding acetylornithine/N-succinyldiaminopimelate aminotransferase (product_source=KO:K00821; cath_funfam=3.40.640.10; cog=COG4992; ko=KO:K00821; pfam=PF00202; superfamily=53383): MLTQRQLFLQHNAQTSPEPLMLEFVRAKGIYIYDVQNKKHIDLIAGIGVSNVGHCHPAVVKAIQKQAETYMHLMVYGEYVQTPQVNFAKALADILPESLSCTYFLNSGTEAVEGAMKLAKRYTGRKGFIACKNAYHGSTQGAESLMESDFYSSGYGPFLPHVSFIEHNNIADLNKITSEIAAVFIEPIQGEAGIRVADLNYMQALRAKCTETGTLLIFDEIQSGFGRSGKMFAFEHYNVVPDVLLLAKGIGGGMPIGAFISSLEIMSVLSHTPILGHMTTFGGHPVCCAAGLATLRTLVDDHIVDEVEEKGQLFKQLLQHPAIKEIRGKGLMLAVEFENFEINKKIIDSCILDGVLSDWFLHCSNSMRIAPPLVITKEEIEEACVIILKNINLVAG; the protein is encoded by the coding sequence ATGCTTACCCAACGTCAGTTGTTTTTACAACACAATGCACAAACCTCTCCAGAGCCGCTTATGCTCGAATTTGTAAGGGCAAAAGGAATTTACATTTACGATGTCCAAAACAAAAAACACATCGATCTTATCGCTGGTATCGGCGTAAGTAATGTTGGCCATTGCCATCCCGCTGTAGTGAAAGCTATTCAAAAGCAGGCAGAAACCTACATGCACTTAATGGTTTATGGCGAATATGTGCAAACGCCTCAGGTGAATTTTGCAAAAGCCCTTGCTGATATTTTACCTGAAAGTTTAAGCTGCACCTACTTTTTAAACTCAGGAACCGAGGCTGTAGAAGGCGCCATGAAACTAGCTAAACGTTATACTGGACGTAAAGGATTTATTGCCTGCAAAAATGCTTACCACGGGAGTACGCAGGGTGCCGAAAGTTTAATGGAAAGCGATTTCTACTCCTCCGGCTACGGTCCGTTTTTGCCACATGTAAGTTTTATTGAACATAATAATATAGCAGATCTTAATAAAATCACCTCAGAAATTGCTGCTGTTTTTATCGAACCTATACAAGGTGAAGCCGGCATCCGGGTGGCGGATTTAAACTATATGCAGGCTTTAAGAGCAAAATGTACAGAAACCGGGACTTTATTAATCTTCGACGAAATACAATCTGGCTTCGGCCGCAGCGGCAAGATGTTTGCTTTTGAGCATTATAATGTTGTGCCCGATGTGCTGCTCCTTGCGAAAGGAATTGGTGGTGGAATGCCAATTGGGGCTTTTATAAGTTCACTGGAGATTATGTCGGTATTATCACATACCCCAATTTTGGGTCACATGACTACCTTTGGGGGGCATCCGGTTTGTTGTGCTGCCGGATTGGCTACCTTACGTACTTTAGTTGATGATCATATTGTTGATGAAGTAGAAGAAAAAGGACAATTGTTTAAACAGCTCCTTCAACATCCTGCCATCAAAGAAATTAGGGGAAAAGGTTTAATGTTGGCGGTAGAATTTGAAAATTTCGAGATCAACAAAAAAATCATTGATTCCTGCATTTTAGATGGTGTTTTATCAGACTGGTTTTTACATTGCAGCAATTCTATGCGCATTGCCCCTCCTTTAGTTATTACCAAAGAAGAAATTGAAGAAGCTTGTGTGATCATCTTAAAAAATATTAACTTAGTTGCAGGGTAA
- a CDS encoding hypothetical protein (product_source=Hypo-rule applied; superfamily=81790; transmembrane_helix_parts=Inside_1_27,TMhelix_28_45,Outside_46_172) translates to MIYRIKYIPNHDSFITIENNNKLMKMKNLLFVALVFLLPSTLLAQKPKGEEIESLKIAFFTQKLDLSPEEAKIFWPIYNDMQAEQNALRKERMQKMISFRKTTEIDNLTDAQVQSLITSEFDFKQRDLNLDKKYYNKLKAVLPIKIVGKFYRAQEGFKRELLNRFKGGPKKP, encoded by the coding sequence ATGATTTACCGAATAAAATACATACCAAATCATGATAGCTTCATCACTATTGAAAACAATAACAAATTGATGAAAATGAAGAATTTACTTTTTGTTGCTTTAGTGTTTTTATTACCCTCAACCCTGTTGGCACAAAAACCAAAGGGAGAAGAAATAGAATCACTTAAAATAGCTTTTTTCACTCAAAAACTGGATTTATCACCAGAAGAGGCTAAAATCTTCTGGCCGATTTATAATGATATGCAGGCAGAGCAAAACGCCTTGCGCAAAGAACGCATGCAGAAAATGATCTCTTTCAGAAAAACGACTGAAATAGATAACCTAACCGATGCACAGGTACAAAGTTTAATTACCAGCGAATTCGACTTCAAGCAAAGAGACCTTAATCTCGATAAAAAATATTACAACAAACTTAAAGCGGTATTGCCGATAAAAATTGTTGGAAAGTTTTACAGGGCACAGGAAGGTTTTAAACGTGAGCTACTCAATAGATTTAAAGGCGGCCCAAAAAAGCCATAA
- a CDS encoding negative regulator of sigma E activity (product_source=COG3073; cog=COG3073; superfamily=109998) yields MNENIENNDWMNEAPALAAMGKRNPFSVPDGYFENCDEAIFSAAFLDGLKQKTSNNNFEVPQNYFEDLTERIQTRISLSEMPKADQAFAVPENYFDTLQRRIADRIAASEPKKETKIIPLWRRSIVKYASAACFLLMASFGVYFYQNGSTNAVQQVQSAEAINEQLLYDIDESTIIDHLEAQNTTSSNIKTASASDTEMENYILSNFSSSDLSQELNN; encoded by the coding sequence ATGAACGAAAATATAGAAAATAACGATTGGATGAACGAAGCCCCTGCACTTGCAGCAATGGGGAAACGTAATCCTTTCTCCGTTCCTGATGGATATTTCGAAAATTGTGATGAGGCTATTTTTTCTGCTGCCTTTTTGGATGGGTTGAAACAGAAAACAAGTAACAATAATTTTGAAGTTCCGCAGAATTATTTTGAAGATTTAACAGAACGAATACAAACCCGGATATCCCTGTCTGAAATGCCTAAGGCAGATCAGGCTTTTGCAGTACCTGAAAATTATTTCGACACGCTGCAGCGTAGAATTGCAGATAGGATTGCGGCATCGGAACCTAAAAAGGAGACCAAAATTATTCCTTTATGGAGACGTAGCATTGTTAAATATGCAAGCGCGGCCTGTTTCTTATTAATGGCTTCGTTTGGCGTTTATTTTTACCAGAATGGCTCTACCAATGCGGTTCAGCAAGTACAATCTGCAGAAGCAATAAATGAACAACTATTATATGATATTGACGAAAGTACGATCATCGATCATTTAGAAGCGCAAAATACTACATCATCTAATATAAAAACTGCTTCTGCGTCAGATACAGAAATGGAAAACTACATCTTGAGTAATTTCTCGTCAAGTGATTTATCTCAGGAACTAAATAATTAA
- a CDS encoding RNA polymerase sigma factor (sigma-70 family) (product_source=TIGR02937; cath_funfam=1.10.10.10,1.10.1740.10; cog=COG1595; pfam=PF04542,PF08281; superfamily=88659,88946; tigrfam=TIGR02937), translated as MKQVEDSEILAMFAVERTRNEAFNLLLKKYQQKIYWHIRRLVLNHDDCDDLLQEVFVKVWKNLEKFRSDSQLYTWIYRIATNESITFLNKQKQRNNTPLDEVSSELADNLVASSYFNGDKLELKLQKAILTLPEKQRIIFNMKYFDDMKYEEISEVLGTSVGALKASFHIAAKKIEAFITNDEIDY; from the coding sequence ATGAAACAAGTTGAAGATTCAGAAATTCTTGCCATGTTCGCTGTTGAGCGCACGCGTAATGAAGCCTTTAACCTGTTGCTAAAAAAATACCAGCAAAAAATATATTGGCACATCCGCAGGCTGGTTTTAAACCACGATGATTGCGACGATCTTTTACAAGAAGTATTTGTTAAAGTTTGGAAAAACCTCGAAAAATTTAGGAGCGACTCTCAGCTTTATACCTGGATTTACCGTATTGCCACCAACGAATCCATCACTTTCTTAAACAAGCAGAAACAGCGGAACAATACGCCCTTAGATGAAGTATCATCCGAACTTGCCGATAACTTAGTTGCCTCCTCTTATTTTAATGGCGATAAACTTGAGCTTAAACTGCAAAAAGCAATCCTAACCTTGCCTGAAAAACAACGGATTATCTTCAATATGAAATATTTCGACGACATGAAATATGAAGAGATTTCGGAAGTGTTAGGTACTTCCGTAGGGGCTTTAAAAGCATCATTTCACATCGCTGCAAAAAAAATTGAAGCTTTTATTACAAATGATGAAATAGACTATTAA
- a CDS encoding transketolase (product_source=KO:K00615; cath_funfam=3.40.50.920,3.40.50.970; cog=COG3958; ko=KO:K00615; pfam=PF02779,PF02780; superfamily=52518,52922) yields the protein MKKYTYTEKKDTRSGFGAGLHEAGKKNENVVALCADLVGSLKMDAFIKDFPERFTQVGIAEANMIGIAAGMTIGGKIPFTGTFANFSTGRVYDQIRQSVAYSNKNVKICASHAGLTLGEDGATHQILEDIGLMKMLPGMVVINPCDYNQTKAATMAIAEYEGPVYLRFGRPVIPVFTDPDQKFEIGKAWMVNEGTDVTIIATGHMVWKAIEAGEKLAELGIDAEIINIHTIKPLDDEAILKSVKKTGCVVTCEEHNKFGGLGESVARLLTTELPTPQEFVATNDTFGESGTPDQLMSKYGLDAVNIVEAVQKVIGRKK from the coding sequence ATGAAAAAATATACATATACAGAAAAAAAAGATACGCGTTCGGGTTTTGGAGCTGGTTTACATGAGGCAGGAAAGAAAAACGAAAATGTGGTTGCCTTATGTGCCGATTTAGTTGGATCACTTAAAATGGATGCTTTTATTAAAGATTTTCCTGAGCGTTTTACACAGGTTGGCATTGCAGAAGCAAATATGATCGGCATTGCAGCAGGTATGACCATTGGAGGTAAAATTCCTTTCACAGGTACTTTTGCCAACTTTTCTACAGGCCGTGTTTACGACCAGATCCGCCAATCAGTAGCTTATTCTAATAAAAATGTTAAAATCTGTGCATCTCACGCAGGTTTAACCTTAGGCGAAGATGGTGCAACCCACCAAATTTTAGAAGATATAGGTTTAATGAAAATGTTGCCAGGAATGGTAGTAATCAATCCTTGCGATTACAACCAGACTAAAGCAGCAACTATGGCCATTGCAGAATACGAAGGCCCGGTTTATTTACGTTTTGGCCGTCCGGTAATCCCTGTATTTACAGATCCTGATCAAAAGTTTGAGATTGGTAAAGCGTGGATGGTTAACGAAGGAACAGATGTTACCATTATTGCTACAGGCCATATGGTTTGGAAAGCAATCGAAGCTGGTGAAAAATTAGCTGAATTGGGTATCGATGCTGAAATTATCAATATCCACACCATTAAACCTTTAGATGACGAAGCCATCTTAAAATCAGTTAAAAAAACTGGTTGTGTGGTTACCTGCGAAGAGCACAATAAATTTGGTGGCTTAGGTGAAAGTGTAGCACGTTTGTTAACTACCGAATTGCCAACACCACAAGAGTTTGTAGCCACTAACGATACTTTTGGCGAAAGCGGAACACCAGATCAATTAATGTCTAAATACGGCTTAGATGCTGTAAACATTGTTGAAGCTGTTCAAAAAGTAATTGGCAGAAAAAAATAA
- a CDS encoding transketolase (product_source=KO:K00615; cath_funfam=3.40.50.970; cog=COG3959; ko=KO:K00615; pfam=PF00456; superfamily=52518), with protein MKHTIKELEDIASQIRRDIVRMVHGCQSGHPGASLGCTDFFTALYFEVLNHKTDFTMEGAGEDLFFLSNGHISPVWYSTLAHAGYFDKSELATFRKLDSRLQGHPTTHEHLPGIRIASGSLGQGLSVAIGAALAKKLNGDKSLIFALLGDGELQEGQNWEAAMFAPFNKVDHLIASVDYNGQQIDGPTSKVLALDDLQAKFEAFGWHVINTDGNDMKAIVEGLHYAKTLTGKGKPILNLMSTQMGAGVDYMMGTHKWHGTAPNDEQLAAALAQLPETLGDY; from the coding sequence ATGAAACATACAATTAAAGAGCTAGAAGATATTGCCTCTCAGATTAGAAGAGATATCGTAAGAATGGTTCACGGATGTCAATCAGGTCACCCAGGCGCTTCGCTTGGTTGTACAGACTTTTTTACAGCTTTATATTTTGAAGTATTGAACCACAAAACAGACTTCACAATGGAAGGTGCTGGCGAAGATCTTTTCTTCCTTTCGAACGGACACATTTCTCCGGTATGGTACAGTACACTAGCTCACGCTGGTTATTTCGATAAAAGTGAACTGGCAACTTTCCGTAAACTGGACTCTAGATTACAAGGTCACCCCACTACCCATGAGCATTTACCAGGTATCCGTATTGCTTCGGGCTCATTAGGCCAAGGCTTATCAGTTGCTATTGGAGCAGCGTTGGCCAAAAAATTAAACGGCGATAAATCGCTCATCTTCGCCTTATTGGGTGATGGAGAATTACAGGAAGGACAAAACTGGGAAGCAGCAATGTTCGCCCCTTTTAATAAAGTAGACCATTTAATTGCATCAGTTGATTATAACGGACAGCAAATTGATGGTCCTACAAGTAAAGTTCTTGCCTTAGATGATTTACAAGCTAAATTCGAAGCTTTTGGCTGGCATGTAATCAATACCGATGGTAACGATATGAAAGCAATTGTTGAAGGTTTGCATTATGCTAAAACACTAACCGGAAAAGGTAAACCAATCTTAAATTTAATGAGTACTCAAATGGGTGCTGGTGTAGATTACATGATGGGCACACATAAATGGCATGGTACTGCGCCTAATGATGAGCAGTTGGCAGCAGCGTTAGCGCAATTACCAGAAACTTTAGGAGACTATTAA